One Glycine soja cultivar W05 chromosome 7, ASM419377v2, whole genome shotgun sequence genomic window, CTTGTAGACCAAAGTAGGCTAGGGTCGATTAAAATAATGTTCAAGTTGGATTTATTTGGTTTGGTATGTTTAATTTATGAGTATAATCATGCATAGCTAAGTATTGTTGTTTATCTAAGAAATATTAGAATTAAGGCCACTTTCAAATAAGTTTCACAAAGAgttatatcaatatattatttgtataatattttaattataattttaaaatattatactattttaCTTTACTCTGTCACATCAATTGTTTTGTCACGCATTTTATgcgtgttatatatatatatatatatatatatatatatatatatatatatatatatagttttcctTAATTTTCCAAATACATAAACAAATCGAACAAAGATGAGAATGACACATACAATGCATTTTAGTCTAAAAAATTCCCTATGTTTCAAAGGCATCGTAAATTTAAACTTCTCATATGTAACGTTTGTGTTACAATTTGACGAGAATATTTAGTACCTTCATGCATGATAAAGAATTCAATTTGAGTTGTTAGTGggtgttttgtttgatttatctTGAAGAAATaatcacttatttttattagctttatagtaaaaaaaattaaaaaaataagtaattatgtTTTCCAAGCAAGAGTTAGTTAGTTATCAATACATACACTTAATAACGATGTTCGTAACTCTTAGCTCATAACTTATCTATTTTCTAAGAGTATTGTAGATTATGGTTATGTTTGGATAATTTTGTCgttaataaatacaaaaaatacctcctataaaaaggtaaaatgaatttttgttttgttgcacAAAATCAAATTATGCACTCCAATTTTTGTCAAAGCTCTCTAGTTTAACTTCtccaaaagtttattttttcttatgcataaattaattttaacctatagaaaaaaattcaatatattttatctttttatttttatctcttagAAATACTTGTAGATAAGTTAATCGACCTCTTTGATCGATATTCGGTTACTAATTAATATGCTTGATACTATTAGGATGATTGCTTTGTAGTTGGTAGCTTAGCTTCCAATTTATTGACCTATAAATATTTTCCATTGAGGAGAGGTTTCTTTTTCGACGCTATTGAGAGGAGTTGTATCTTGCGCAAGTTTATAACAATGTTAGCATTAACAGTgttttgcatttattttttcatgtgCAATCTCAATTTTAATTTGTCCATTTAACTAGGATAGGATTCAAAGTTTAGTCTGGGTTCAGTTTAGCATTAAACATTAAGTTTTGATAATATGATACTATATGGCATGTATCTTTATGACATTGACATCAATGATCGTTTGACTTTGACAGAGTTCAAAAGTCTGTTTTGGACTTCATGGCAGCCCTTAGAATCAACATGCTTGTTGGAGCATATTATTTTACCTGTGGAACTTGGTTTCTTAGTGATCTTGTTATTCCAACTCCTAAGAAAATATGTGAGCCAGTTCAGCAAGCAAACCAAGGTCCCAGATGGTGCCACAAAAATGATGCATCCAACTGCAATCAAATTTGGTTTTGCATACAAACTCACCTTTGTTTGCACCACATTGTTGTTGGTTGTTCATTCATCACAGCTATTGCTGATGCTCAATAATGAGACTCAATGCACCTCAAAACTTCAGGCCTTCACATCAGAGATAGTTCAAGTGCTATCATGGTCAATTAGTCTTATAGCAATATGGAAGATATCAAAATCACACACATATTTCCCTTGGATTCTGAGGGCTTGGTGGCTTTGCAGTTTCATTTTGTGTATCATAACCACAGCCCTTCATGCCCATTTCAGTGTCATCAACAATGGTCAGATTGGTTTAAGAGAATGTGCAGATTTCCTTGGTTTGCTTGCTTCGACATGCCTTTTGGTTATTTCCACAAGAGGGAAGACAGGCACTGTCCTTCTTGCCACAAATGGTGCATCTGAACCACTTCTTGGAGAGAAAGCTGAGAGGCATTCAGAGTGTCTAAAGGAATCTCCATATGGAAAAGCCACACTTCTCCAACTAATAAATTTCTCTTGGCTCAACCCCTTGTTTGCAGTAGGGTATAAGAAACCCCTTGAGCAGAATGACATTCCTGATGTTGACATCAATGACTCTGCTGAGTTTCTAACATGCTCCTTTGATGAGAGCCTTAGGCAAGTCAAAGAGAAAGATGGCACTGCTAATCCATCTATCTACAAGTCAATCTACTTGTTTGCTAGGAAGAAAGCGGCAATCAATGCATTGTTTGCAGTGGTAAATGCTTCAGCATCATATGTTGGTCCATACTTGATAACTGACTTTGTGGATTTCCTAGGAGAAAAGGGATCGCGCGGCTTGAAGAGCGGATACCTTCTGTCACTGGCTTTTCTGTGTGCCAAAATGGTTGAGACCATAGCTCAGAGGCAATGGATTTTCGGTGCCAGACAATTAGGCCTTCGCCTTAGAGCGGCATTGATATCGCATATATATCAGAAGGGCTTACATCTTTCAAGTAGATCGCGGCAAAGTCACACGGGCGGTGAGATAATGAATTACATGAGTGTAGATGTGCAGAGAATCACAGATTTTGTTTGGTATGTGAATGTGATATGGATGCTGCCTATTCAAATTTCTTTGGCAGTGTTCATTTTGCATACAAATCTAGGACTAGGTTCATTGGCTGCATTAGCTGCTACATTGGCAGTGATGACTTTGAACATTCCTCTTACAAAGATACAGAAAAGATACCAAGCCAAGATCATGGACGCCAAGGACAACAGGATGAAAGCCACTTCAGAAATCCTCAGAAACATGAGGACTTTGAAACTTCAAGCATGGGACAGACAATTTTCTCAAAGGATAGAAGCACTTAGGCAGATAGAGTACAATTGGTTAATGAAGTCATTGAGGCAAGCAGCATTTTCTGCTTTCATCTTTTGGGGGTCACCTACATTCATTTCTGTGATAACTTTTTGGGCATGCATGTTCATGGGGATTGAACTGACAGCAGGAAGGGTCTTGTCTGCATTTGCCACGTTCCGAATGTTGCAGGATCCTATATTTAGCCTGCCTGACTTGCTCAATGCCATTGCTCAAGGAAAAGTTTCAGTCGATAGGATCGCTTCCTTCCTCCGCGAGGAAGAAATCCAGCATGATGTCATTGAAAATGTTGCAAAGGACAAAACAGAATTTGACATAGTTATTGAGAAAGGGAGATTCAGCTGGGATCCTGAATCAAAAACTCCAACCATTGATGAAATAGAGTTGAAAGTTAAGAGGGGAATGAAGGTAGCAGTTTGTGGATCTGTAGGTTCAGGAAAGTCTAGTTTGCTATCAGGCCTTTTGGGAGAAATATATAAACAATCTGGGACTGTGAAGATCAGTGGAACAAAGGCTTACGTGCCACAATCAGCATGGATACTGACTGGAAACATAAAGGACAACATTACCTTTGGAAAAGAGTACAATGGTGATAAGTATGAGAAGACTATTGAGGCATGTGCATTGAAAAAGGACTTTGAGCTATTCTCATGTGGTGACATGACAGAGATTGGAGAGAGAGGGATTAACATGAGTGGGGGACAGAAGCAAAGGATACAGATTGCTAGAGCAGTTTACCAGGATGCTGACATTTACCTTTTTGATGACCCTTTCAGTGCTGTTGATGCTCACACTGGCACCCACCTCTTTAAGGTTAGTTAGATTTTCTTTATGCTTCAAATATGCAGATGTTTCATGGTATGAGTACCGGTTTAAGAAACAATTGCTTTACTATGTGTTCCACTTGTTTTCTGCAGGAGTGCCTTATGGGGATTCTCAAAGAGAAAACTATAATTTTTGTTACACACCAAGTTGAGTTTCTTCCAGCAGCAGACCTCATTCTGGTAAATGCAGTGTGAAAGTTTGTTTATTGCTTTCTTTCATCACTGAAGAATGAATCAAATTATGCTAGTAAGAGACATTAAAATCTGTTAAACTACTCATTGTTTAAGAGAGCTAAATGTTTGATACTAgatttttaatatgtatttacttttttccatttttttatcaacatgtATATATTGTAGTAATTTTAAGTAGGATTGTGATTGTGTCACATTGTCATTGTGGCTTACTATATAACAACAACTGACCCAAATGAAAACCAGGTGATGCAAAATGGAAGGATAGCACAAGCTGGAAAATTTGAAGATCTTCTAAAGCAAAATATAGGATTTGAAGTTTTAGTTGGTGCTCACAGCAAAGCTCTAGAGTCAATTATTGTGGCTGAAAATTCAAGTAgaacaaatttaaattcaatagCTGAAGAAGGGGAATCTAACTTCAGCTCCAAGCCAAGTCATCAACATGTGCAAACACAGCATGACTCAGTGCAAGACAATCCTCCAGAGGGCAAAGGAAATGATGGAAAGTTGgtgcaagaagaggaaagagaaACAGGAAGCATAGCAAAAGAAGTTTACTGGGAATATTTGACCACTGTCAAAGGGGGAATTCTGGTTCCTCTCATTCTCTTGGCACAGTCTTCATTCCAAATACTTCAGATTGCTAGTAACTATTGGATGGCTTGGGTTTGTCCCACAAGTAGTGATGCTAAGCCTATATTTGACATGAATTTCATACTACTTATTTATATGGCACTCTCAGTTGCTGGTTCATTTTGTGTTTTGCTGCGAGCCATGATGGTGTTAAATGCTGGACTTTGGACAGCACAGACACTTTTCACAAAGATGTTGCATAGTGTGCTCCGTGCCCCCATGGCATTTTTTGATTCTACACCAACTGGAAGAATATTGAACAGGGTAAGCATTCATATCGATtctatttatgtttattattactatCACAACAGTATTTCTTAACACACCCAAACTGACCATAAAAGGATTATAATATGTTGGAGACCATAGAAGTCCCACATTCACCAGAACAAAGAGAACTAAAAAGTTGAGGGTGCTTGAGACATTTTAGACTCAAGCACTCACAActtatatacattttttcttcatttgcaCCAGTGTGGGACTTGTATATTCTCCAACACAATGAAATGGACTAATGATTTTCATTGTAAAGTGCCAAAAAGTAATGCAATAGTTCATCCATGGTTATCTGGATGTGTATTGTTTTATACTTTAAAACAATTGGATGTCTCTTTGGATCTTCCTTGAAGTGTTATTTTTACAATGATTCCAACACTTGAAAACTTTTATTTCAGGCTTCCACAGATCAAAGTGTGCTAGACTTGGAAATGGCAAACAGAATAGGATGGTGTGCTTTCTCAATAATACAGATTCTAGGCACTATTGCAGTGATGTGTCAGGTGGCATGGCAAGTATTTGTCATCTTCATTCCAGTAACTGCAGTCTGCATATGGTACCAAGTATGTGATCCTTTTTCCTTGATCTATGACAGGACAGAAAAAAGTGAGATACATTCTAGTTTCAAAATTTATACAAGATATAATACGATTTCTCAAGTTTATCATATAAACAAGGAAAGTCATATCAGTAATGCAACAAAGTTAAAACTTAGACATTGGAATTGGATGTTAAAAACTATGTGaagtatatatttaaattttaaatttaacatttaaaacAGAATAAGGAAGTGATAGTACTCATCTTAAACTACTAGACAGAAAAAGACTATGAAATTAGTCTCTCCTCACTGTCGCATTCTAACAGAAGTCGAATGATGTTTATTTCAGCGATATTATACGCCAACAGCAAGAGAACTGGCTCGCTTAGCACAGATACAAATCACTCCAATTCTCCaccatttttcagaatcattaGCAGGAGCAGCATCAATACGAGCTTTCGATCAGGAAGGCCGTTTCATATACACAAATCTTCTCCTTGTGGATGGCTTCTCAAGGCCATGGTTTCATAATGTGTCTGCAATGGAATGGCTTTCTTTCAGATTGAAtttactttcaaattttgtttttgcctTCTCACTAGTCATGCTAGTGAGCCTCCCTGAAGGAATAATCAATCCAAGTAAGAATTAAGTCTTTATTTGGAAACAAATATAAATCAGAAGCATTCATGTTTCACTAAAACATACAAAGTTATAATCAGATAGTGCACTTCTCGTCAATTAAGGATTAAATTTTTCTGCATTGGATTTGTTGCAGGTATTGCTGGGTTGGCAGTAACATATGGGATCAATCTGAATGTGTTGCAAGCTTCAGTTATATGGAACATATGCAATGCAGAAAACAAGATGATATCAGTTGAAAGGATCCTTCAATATACAAATATAACAAGTGAAGCACCTCTTGTGATTGAAGACAGCAGACCACCTAGCAACTGGCCAGAAACTGGAACAATATGTTTCAAAAATTTGCAGGTTCAAGATAGCAACAATTTAGGACATATGAACATACATGTTACTATATGAATGTTCATTCATATAAGGAATATGTTATTATACGTATAAACATAGATGCATACATAACAtgtgagtttaatttctatgcacTGCTGGTGTAAAAGTTTTACAGTGTCAACCAATCAGaaatcataatatatttatatgtagaAACATACATGTATTCAATAACATGAGTTATGCATTATAGgtgtaaaaagttttatactATCAACCAATCAAAAATCATGATAgatatgacttttaagataattattataaaagtcaataaacttattataccagacaattttttattggatgacagcctaaaataatttatattgtcagTTCATTGACTATTTCCTCATAACATATTTCTTTCAATtacaattttcattttgtgtccATAAGTTTTTCCTTATATTCTACTACGTAAAAAATGTGCGCAGATACGTTATGCTGAACATCTGCCATCTGTGTTGAAAAACATCACTTGCACATTTCCTGGAAGGAAGAAAGTTGGTGTTGTAGGGCGTACCGGGAGTGGAAAATCAACTCTCATACAGGCCATTTTCAGGATTGTTGAACCAAGAGAAGGAAGCATTATAATTGACAATGTGGACATATGCAAGATAGGTCTCCATGACTTAAGGTCAAGGCTTAGCATTATTCCACAAGACCCTGCCTTGTTTGAAGGCACTGTTAGAGGAAACCTGGACCCATTGCAGCAATACTCTGACATTGAAGTGTGGGAggtaaataatttaatcaaacagTTAGATCAAGGACATGAAAATGGAAGCCAATGTGTCTCTATCATTATGAGCAAAGTTAAAAATATCTACTCATCAAAGAGTAAccagaaaaaaatattcactgATTGCATACAAtacaatttcattaaaaaaaaaaaaaaaaaaaaaggctctcTTACGATTAAAGAAaggtcaaattaaaaaattgtgtttcTACACTTGACactgttgtttatttttttccctatatataaaaacctacaTTTTAGTCctgcatgaaaaaaaaaaacacacaaatcaGTT contains:
- the LOC114418836 gene encoding putative ABC transporter C family member 15 codes for the protein MPLEDFYKIFGATKFKSLFWTSWQPLESTCLLEHIILPVELGFLVILLFQLLRKYVSQFSKQTKVPDGATKMMHPTAIKFGFAYKLTFVCTTLLLVVHSSQLLLMLNNETQCTSKLQAFTSEIVQVLSWSISLIAIWKISKSHTYFPWILRAWWLCSFILCIITTALHAHFSVINNGQIGLRECADFLGLLASTCLLVISTRGKTGTVLLATNGASEPLLGEKAERHSECLKESPYGKATLLQLINFSWLNPLFAVGYKKPLEQNDIPDVDINDSAEFLTCSFDESLRQVKEKDGTANPSIYKSIYLFARKKAAINALFAVVNASASYVGPYLITDFVDFLGEKGSRGLKSGYLLSLAFLCAKMVETIAQRQWIFGARQLGLRLRAALISHIYQKGLHLSSRSRQSHTGGEIMNYMSVDVQRITDFVWYVNVIWMLPIQISLAVFILHTNLGLGSLAALAATLAVMTLNIPLTKIQKRYQAKIMDAKDNRMKATSEILRNMRTLKLQAWDRQFSQRIEALRQIEYNWLMKSLRQAAFSAFIFWGSPTFISVITFWACMFMGIELTAGRVLSAFATFRMLQDPIFSLPDLLNAIAQGKVSVDRIASFLREEEIQHDVIENVAKDKTEFDIVIEKGRFSWDPESKTPTIDEIELKVKRGMKVAVCGSVGSGKSSLLSGLLGEIYKQSGTVKISGTKAYVPQSAWILTGNIKDNITFGKEYNGDKYEKTIEACALKKDFELFSCGDMTEIGERGINMSGGQKQRIQIARAVYQDADIYLFDDPFSAVDAHTGTHLFKECLMGILKEKTIIFVTHQVEFLPAADLILVMQNGRIAQAGKFEDLLKQNIGFEVLVGAHSKALESIIVAENSSRTNLNSIAEEGESNFSSKPSHQHVQTQHDSVQDNPPEGKGNDGKLVQEEERETGSIAKEVYWEYLTTVKGGILVPLILLAQSSFQILQIASNYWMAWVCPTSSDAKPIFDMNFILLIYMALSVAGSFCVLLRAMMVLNAGLWTAQTLFTKMLHSVLRAPMAFFDSTPTGRILNRASTDQSVLDLEMANRIGWCAFSIIQILGTIAVMCQVAWQVFVIFIPVTAVCIWYQRYYTPTARELARLAQIQITPILHHFSESLAGAASIRAFDQEGRFIYTNLLLVDGFSRPWFHNVSAMEWLSFRLNLLSNFVFAFSLVMLVSLPEGIINPSIAGLAVTYGINLNVLQASVIWNICNAENKMISVERILQYTNITSEAPLVIEDSRPPSNWPETGTICFKNLQIRYAEHLPSVLKNITCTFPGRKKVGVVGRTGSGKSTLIQAIFRIVEPREGSIIIDNVDICKIGLHDLRSRLSIIPQDPALFEGTVRGNLDPLQQYSDIEVWEALDKCQLGHLVRAKEEKLEFPVVENGDNWSVGQRQLFCLGRALLKRSSILVLDEATASVDSATDGVIQNIISQEFKDRTVVTIAHRIHTVIDSDLVLVLSDGRVAEYDEPSKLLEKEDSFFFKLIKEYSGRSHNFSNLATQHVQSREQL